A single region of the Aptenodytes patagonicus chromosome 7, bAptPat1.pri.cur, whole genome shotgun sequence genome encodes:
- the LOC143163391 gene encoding cytosolic phospholipase A2 epsilon-like: protein MGLFYSKSQTEPSPCNLLTVKIIRMKNARKADLLTQSDCYVSLSLPTASVQHFRTKTVQNSKNPMWNETFHFTIQSQVKNILELKVCDEDNITQDDHLLTVFFDVSKIQLGENIQLCFQLNPQGKEELEVEFTMESSPDPPENIVTNGVLVSREVSCLEVQVNDGRLRKNSTERKFALTVDGSYEGTQTHTLSSCLCPTSPARFHYIKYNQSALTVALPQRRRLSRSLSSQNERDMNESVTLALNSLPIQEKITIAEDRTIDLYTKANEWTQGLCFRPRNLDARLGFDLCTDEQYFLQNRRKVVAAALKDVLHLEEDLQEHEVPIVAVTTAGCGIRALTAMYGSILGLQKLRVLDCVSYISGSSGTTWTMTKLYEDADWSRKDLGEVIIEARKQAAKCKMGAFCLRSLRNYYRELSQRTQAGHKTSFIDLWGLMIESMLNDGKCHHRLSDQRRAVNQGQNPLPIYLALNVKDKIATKDFREWVEFTPYEVGFLKYGAFIRAEDFGSEFFMGRLMKKLPESRICFMQGMWSSIFSKNLLDAWHAADNSEDFWHRWTQDKVAEIEEQPDLPEKPYEMATCMFTPTSGLSTALRDILTDRPAVSKYHNFLRGFQMHNEYIQQEHFTKWKDTLLDTSPNDLRGKSEHLELVDAAFFFETSCPPLMRPERKVDIIIHLNYTGGSQTLPLEQACRYFSEQGIPFPSIGLEDDEKNLKECYMFDGADTPGAPLLLYFPLVNDTFQRYVAPGMSRSAAEMEQGKVDISSFCSPYSTREVSLKAEDFNKLLKLTNYNIMNNENMILQALRMTVARKKQAPSQPVSQAQSSA from the exons TAACCCAGTCCGATTGCTACGTGAGCCTGAGCCTGCCAACAGCTTCAGTGCAGCATTTCCGCACCAAGACAGTCCAGAACAGCAAGAACCCAATGTGGAACGAAACCTTCCACTTCACAATTCAGAGCCAGGTTAAG aacATTCTGGAGCTAAAAGTTTGTGATGAGGACAACATAACTCAGGATGACCATCTCCTCACTGTTTTCTTTGATGTCTCCAAAATCCAGCTTGGAGAAAACATTCAGCTATGTTTCCAGCTGAATCCACAG ggaAAAGAGGAGCTGGAGGTTGAATTCACAATGGAGAGCAG TCCGGATCCTCCTGAAAACATTGTTACTAATGGAGTTTTAGtg TCCCGTGAGGTTTCGTGTTTGGAGGTGCAGGTGAACGACGGGAGGCTGAGAAAGAACAGTACGG AGAGGAAGTTTGCATTAACTGTGGATGGGTCATACGAAGGAACCCAGACCCACACGCtgagctcctgcctctgcccgaCCTCCCCGGCCAGGTTCCACTATATCAAGTATAATCAGTCGGCACTCACCGTGGCTCTACCGCAGCGGAGGCGGCTCAGCAGG TCTCTATCAAGTCAAAATGAAAGGGATATGAACGAGTCTGTGACTCTAGCTCTGAACTCGCTTCCTATACAAGAGAAAATAACAATAGCAGAG GACAGGACAATTGACTTGTACACAAAGGCAAATGAATG GACTCAGGGTCTGTGTTTCAGGCCAAGAAACCTAGACGCCCGCCTGGGGTTTGACCTGTGCACTGACGAACAGTATTTCCTGCAAAACCGGAGGAAGGTGGTTGCTGCTGCGCTGAAGGATGTCCTTCATCTGGAGGAAGATCTGCAAGAGCATGAG GTGCCTATAGTGGCTGTGACCACAGCAGGATGTGGGATAAGAGCACTCACTGCCATGTATGGCAGCATTTTGGGTCTTCAAAAGCTGCGTGTTCTGGACTGCGTTTCATACATCAGTGGCTCATCTGGCACAACGTG GACCATGACAAAACTGTATGAAGATGCTGATTGGTCACGTAAGGATCTTGGAGAAGTAATTATCGAAGCTCGGAAGCAAGCAGCCAAGTGCAAGATGGGGGCTTTCTGCTTGAGAAGTCTGAGGAATTATTACAGAGAGCTGAGCCAAAGGACCCAAGCAGGACATAAGACATCTTTTATTGATCTGTGGGGGCTCATGATTGAATCCATGCTAAATGATGGG aAATGCCACCACAGACTTTCTGATCAACGTCGGGCAGTGAATCAGGGTCAGAACCCACTGCCCATCTACCTTGCCCTCAATGTCAAGGACAAAATTGCCACCAAAGATTTTAGAG AGTGGGTGGAGTTCACGCCGTACGAGGTGGGCTTCCTGAAGTACGGCGCCTTCATTCGCGCAGAGGATTTTGGCAGTGAGTTCTTCATGGGTCGCCTGATGAAGAAGCTCCCTGAGTCCCGGATCTGCTTCATGCAAG GAATGTGGAGTAGTATCTTCTCCAAAAACCTCTTGGATGCTTGGCATGCAGCTGACAATTCAGAGGACTTCTGGCACAGGTGGACCCAAGACAAAGTGGCTGAAATAG AGGAACAACCAGACTTGCCCGAGAAGCCATACGAGATGGCTACATGCATGTTCACTCCTACGAGCGGCCTCTCCACGGCTCTCCGGGATATCCTGACGGACCGCCCTGCTGTCTCCAAGTACCACAACTTCCTGAGGGGCTTCCAGATGCACAACGAGTACATCCAGCAGGAGCATTTCACAAAATGGAAAG acACTTTGCTAGACACCTCTCCTAATGACCTCAGAGGCAAATCAGAGCACCTGGAGTTGGTGGATGCAGCTTTCTTCTTTGAAACCAGCTGCCCACCCCTTATGAGACCAGAGCGGAAAGTGGACATCATCATACACTTAAATTACACTGGTGGATCACAGACCTTG CCCCTGGAGCAGGCTTGCAGATATTTCTCGGAGCAAGGCATTCCGTTTCCCAGCATTGGGCTGGAGGATGATGAGAAGAACCTGAAAGAGTGCTACATGTTCGACGGTGCAGACACCCCAGGAGCTCcgctgctgctttattttccaTTAGTGAATGACACCTTCCAAAGATATGTAGCACCTG GCATGTCACGTAGTGCTGCCGAAATGGAACAGGGCAAGGTTGATATCTCCAGTTTCTGCTCTCCATACTCAACGAGGGAGGTCTCGCTGAAAGCAGAAGATTTCAACAAACTCCTGAAGCTGACTAATTACAACATAATGAACAACGAGAACATGATTCTTCAGGCCTTGCGCATGACTGTGGCACGGAAGAAACAAGCCCCAAGCCAGCCAGTATCACAAGCACAGTCCTCTGCTTGA